The genomic stretch gttgtcttgtgttcaaaTCCTCCACAAAACCTCAAAATTGGCATTCCCACATTGTACTCATGCattgacggtaaagaaatgtacaaaaaagcctgatgcacgtgtaaaattgttgtttttctaattaaacctattgcattCTTGACGTTCTTGTTGACATCGTCGTCGTAgttacttaagctccctattaacaaAAAGCATCTTCTTAAGTATTTCTATGTGGTagcattttcttttcagaatAGACAAAAATCTTCAGCAATGAAACTCCTTTACCTGTTCAGTCTTCCTTTGCCAGTTTATTTCTTGAATTTCCTTTCTGGAACAAAAAAGAAGGCAGTTTATTGCTTTATCCTGAGGTAAGGGTCTGTAGTTTTCCTCATGCAAAATTACTGTTATAAATATCTAATTAATATCAACTACCGTGAATCTTTGAATATTTGTATGGTGAATGCTCATGTGTCCATAATCATTGTGTCCTAAAAGTTTAAGAATATTACTTGATGTCCATAAGCTTCTTCTGTTGCTGAGCTAATATTCTTGTTAAAGTTTCATTGTGAATCTTCCATGCTGCACCGCCATACTGAGATAACAGCTCCAAATTTTCAATtctgagaaaaaataaatagaaattattttaGATATGCCGGGCTCTAACTGTAAAGTCATTCTAGTTGAGTCTAGTTACAGAGCTTTCTGTCAAAAAAAATCGTCTGGAGGAGTTTAGCAGAGCATTAATGCATTCCAGTTTAGGGTATCCTGTTTTTATACTAgatgcatgtacatgtaatttctgAGACATTAAAGTCACCTGTTGTGTGTCTGTCCATTTTTATACTAGACGTTTAAGTCACCTTAAGACCACTTTAATGCCTCTAGCATAAGAACAGCCTATTATAGCTCTGCAAAAGAAAAGTCATCAGAATGCCCCAAAAATACCCCAAGACTGGACATTACTCAACTGTATCTCGGATAATCTTGCATACCTTTCAGCCTGATGTTCCAGTTGAGCCATGGAGTTGTCCACAGCTTCCGTCCACGATGTTATGTCATGTTTTTGATTTGCAGTTGGTTGAGGAAGTTCATATCTAAAACATTCAAGATAAAAATGAATGTACCAACATAAATTGAGCAATGGAAGACTGAAGATACTATTGATGTAATGTACATATAAATAAATCTGTTAATTAAGGAGGGTTACTTCTATGTATTTAGGCCTAAAATAgaccatcacatttctatcaaCCTTTTTTAGTTCCAGGAAGATTATGATGTATGATCACGTGCACTAGATATCTAATTTGAGAAACATCGAAACTTTTCCGCATTCAGCCTGTTGGCATCCAAAAGTAAAATCCCATTGCTCAACATTTCTTTACACTGTTCACACAAGTGGTTATGAGGCTGCTATCTAAAATGCACAGACATCCATTTGAACTCAAATTGACACCTATGTTTTCTTGATTATCATGTAAGTGCTTGCAAGAAGAAAGCCTACTTCAGCTAGTTCTGACACCATTCAACAGTGATCCTAGTAATTGACACTCTTGTTATGGTGTGGACACATAAAGGCctcaaacacaatttttttttaccttttcatgCTGAGTAATTCCATGGCTTGTCTTTTGCTTATTCTCTCAAACTCCTTTTTCAATACTGGTGTCTAAAACAGTACGCAAAAATAGCTCACTGTGAGCCAACAGCAAAGCAAGATGTTTCAATACCTTTGGTATATCCTTTTTGTAAAACGTAAGTAAAATATTGTATTATCCATTCcactcagggcttttcagggataataaAACAACTATGGAACAATGTTTTATTACCACACGAAAACAAGCCCGTGCGCCTTTTAAATCAGcatttttttagcaaaataaaaaaagtaaagcaaAAGTACATGCAAATGAACAGTTTGTAAATAAAGCCAAATTCCTTTTGATAGATAACTGTAAAGAAAGAAGTCTTACAGTAGTTAACCTGGACACTAAAAGTTGGTTCTACCATTTGTTAGTCACTGTTTCAATGTCTTCATCCCCTATTTAAGGCAGCCACTATGTTCCCAGTCCCATCAACGTCCATCTCAACCCTGAAAGTCCTAATATCAacacacaaattctccacaTGATCTCTTGACacttccttaaagaattagttaggagaatttgatgaaagattCAGGCAGTTTTTCTACTCCCAGAACATTTTTTCTCCTGATGGATATgggtattgttaaaaaaagaatgatTATTGATGTTGGtccccaggggggtactccaaATTTCAAGTgcagggatgatcgaaggatttttttgagtTCAGAAGTTTTGATTCCAGGATTTTTTCGGATTATTTGGCGAGTATTTTTTGGGTATTTTTCGTGTTATATgatttaatgctttctggaaatttttaacgCTCACAAATCCaccatgggattttttggggggtttaGGGTTTGTGGgaatttttttaaggtt from Porites lutea chromosome 1, jaPorLute2.1, whole genome shotgun sequence encodes the following:
- the LOC140934468 gene encoding pre-mRNA-splicing factor SPF27-like; translated protein: MAATHEVAPDALPYFDQGYDDPGVREMVNQLVEEETRRYRPTKNYLDFLPTPDYDAFETPVLKKEFERISKRQAMELLSMKRYELPQPTANQKHDITSWTEAVDNSMAQLEHQAERIENLELLSQYGGAAWKIHNETLTRILAQQQKKLMDIKKEIQEINWQRKTEQTKAGDQLQHLEQSWVGLVSKNYEIERACAELEAEIERLKPQHQQEER